From the genome of Carassius auratus strain Wakin chromosome 26, ASM336829v1, whole genome shotgun sequence, one region includes:
- the LOC113044180 gene encoding uncharacterized protein LOC113044180 isoform X2 — protein sequence MTKPKFRPCPSCQVRQQANRKTCSACFATLPSKRLLKTAKINDDWGQRVIKNKNASRVVASAQIAVQKLSALGYMPILFISQRHKGTGKLMADVVTHLPPTQNNTRFLTSMKRAYDFMIKLDDVSQPQQDQPLDQPQQDQPLDQLIPQDHQLITLEVCPIVSQAQQHVELLPPRKRQTPPSSPGQDRQAPPSIQPQLKKRQTTGTGATQAPPSTLAKKKKTKREGSRGESALATLLFLWQSLGGHLGAGQQIRLMTNTVLLFVLYIYLNN from the exons ATGACAAAGCCAAAATTCAGGCCTTGCCCAAGCTGCCAGGTCCGTCAGCAGGCTAACCGCAAAACCTGCAGTGCTTGTTTTGCCACACTGCCAAGCAAGCGGTTATTGAAAACTGCAAAAATTAATGATGACTGGGGCCAGAGggtcatcaaaaacaaaaatgcatctcGGGTGGTGGCCTCTGCCCAAATAGCT GTCCAAAAACTTTCTGCCTTGGGCTATATGCCCATATTATTTATCAGCCAGAGGCACAAGGGCACAGGAAAATTGATGGCAGATGTAGTAACGCATCTGCCACCGACGCAGAACAACACACGTTTCTTAACCAGCATGAAGAGGGCATATGACTTCATGATCAAACTGGATG ATGTGTcccagccccagcaagaccagcccctagaccagccccagcaagaccagcccctagACCAGCTAATCCCACAAGACCACCAACTGATTACACTTGAAGTATGTCCAATCGTCTCTCAGGCTCAGCAGCATGTGGAGCTTCTACCACCAAGGAAAAGACAAA CCCCACCATCCAGCCCAGGCCAAGACAGACAAGCCCCACCATCCATCCAACCTCAACTAAAGAAAAGACAAA CCACAGGTACAGGAGCCACACAAGCCCCACCCTCGACCCTGgccaaaaagaagaaaacaaaaa GGGAAGGCAGCAGAGGTGAAAGTGCGTTGGCTACCTTGCTCTTCCTG TGGCAGAGTCTGGGAGGACACCTGGGAGCCGGCCAGCAAATTCGCCTGATGACTAATACTGTTTTactatttgttttgtatatatatctCAATAATTAA
- the LOC113044180 gene encoding uncharacterized protein LOC113044180 isoform X1, with product MTKPKFRPCPSCQVRQQANRKTCSACFATLPSKRLLKTAKINDDWGQRVIKNKNASRVVASAQIAVQKLSALGYMPILFISQRHKGTGKLMADVVTHLPPTQNNTRFLTSMKRAYDFMIKLDDVSQPQQDQPLDQPQQDQPLDQLIPQDHQLITLEVCPIVSQAQQHVELLPPRKRQTPPSSPGQDRQAPPSIQPQLKKRQTTGTGATQAPPSTLAKKKKTKSSKCSRQTIYPYDKILERRMNGGKAAEVKVRWLPCSSCGRVWEDTWEPASKFA from the exons ATGACAAAGCCAAAATTCAGGCCTTGCCCAAGCTGCCAGGTCCGTCAGCAGGCTAACCGCAAAACCTGCAGTGCTTGTTTTGCCACACTGCCAAGCAAGCGGTTATTGAAAACTGCAAAAATTAATGATGACTGGGGCCAGAGggtcatcaaaaacaaaaatgcatctcGGGTGGTGGCCTCTGCCCAAATAGCT GTCCAAAAACTTTCTGCCTTGGGCTATATGCCCATATTATTTATCAGCCAGAGGCACAAGGGCACAGGAAAATTGATGGCAGATGTAGTAACGCATCTGCCACCGACGCAGAACAACACACGTTTCTTAACCAGCATGAAGAGGGCATATGACTTCATGATCAAACTGGATG ATGTGTcccagccccagcaagaccagcccctagaccagccccagcaagaccagcccctagACCAGCTAATCCCACAAGACCACCAACTGATTACACTTGAAGTATGTCCAATCGTCTCTCAGGCTCAGCAGCATGTGGAGCTTCTACCACCAAGGAAAAGACAAA CCCCACCATCCAGCCCAGGCCAAGACAGACAAGCCCCACCATCCATCCAACCTCAACTAAAGAAAAGACAAA CCACAGGTACAGGAGCCACACAAGCCCCACCCTCGACCCTGgccaaaaagaagaaaacaaaaa GTAGCAAATGCAGTCGACAGACAATTTATCCATATGATAAAATATTGGAAAGACGGATGAATGGG GGGAAGGCAGCAGAGGTGAAAGTGCGTTGGCTACCTTGCTCTTCCTG TGGCAGAGTCTGGGAGGACACCTGGGAGCCGGCCAGCAAATTCGCCTGA